In one Alnus glutinosa chromosome 14, dhAlnGlut1.1, whole genome shotgun sequence genomic region, the following are encoded:
- the LOC133856902 gene encoding phospho-2-dehydro-3-deoxyheptonate aldolase 2, chloroplastic has product MALSNTATLSSKSLYSNTQTLSHHQPTFSVVPTTTTKTNSGKLVTRISAVHAAEPSTKPSAAASPSKWTVESWKSKPTLQLPEYPNQQELETVLKTIEAFPPLVFAGEARHLEEKLAEAAIGNAFLLQGGDCAESFKEFNANNIRDTFRVLLQMGAVLMFGGQVPVIRVGRMAGQFAKPRSDSLEEKDGVKLPSYKGDNINGDEFTEKSRIPDPERLIRAYCQSAATLNLLRAFATGGYAAIQRISEWNLDFAEHSEQGDRYQELANRVDEALGFMAAAGLTVDHPVMRTTEFWTSHECLHLPYEQSLTRKDSTSGLYYDCSAHMVWVGERTRQLDGGHVEFLRGIANPLGIKVSNKMDPNDLVKLIEILNPHNKPGRITIIARMGAENMRVKLPHLIRGVRRAGQIVTWVCDPMHGNTIKAPCGLKTRPFDAILAEVRAFFDVHEQEGSHPGGVHLEMTGQNVTECIGGSRTVTFDDLSSRYHTHCDPRLNASQSLELAFIVAERLRKRRIGTERLASLSL; this is encoded by the exons ATGGCTCTCTCAAACACAGCAACCCTCTCGTCAAAGTCATTGTACAGCAACACCCAGACTCTGTCACACCACCAACCCACTTTCTCTGTCgtccccaccaccaccaccaaaacGAACAGCGGCAAGCTTGTCACTCGCATCTCGGCCGTCCACGCAGCCGAGCCATCCACCAAGCCGTCCGCTGCGGCGTCGCCTTCCAAATGGACGGTGGAGAGCTGGAAGTCCAAGCCGACACTGCAGCTTCCGGAGTACCCGAACCAGCAGGAGCTGGAGACGGTGCTGAAGACCATCGAGGCCTTCCCGCCGCTGGTGTTCGCCGGCGAGGCCAGGCACCTGGAGGAGAAGCTGGCAGAGGCCGCCATTGGCAACGCCTTTCTCCTGCAAGGAGGGGACTGCGCCGAGAGCTTCAAGGAGTTCAATGCGAACAACATAAGGGACACCTTCAGAGTGCTTCTTCAGATGGGTGCTGTTCTTATGTTCGGTGGTCAAGTGCCTGTCATTAGG gTTGGGAGAATGGCGGGTCAGTTTGCGAAGCCAAGATCTGATTCATTAGAGGAGAAGGATGGAGTGAAGCTGCCCAGTTACAAAGGGGACAACATAAATGGTGACGAGTTTACTGAGAAATCAAGGATTCCGGACCCTGAGAGATTGATAAGGGCTTATTGTCAATCCGCGGCGACTCTCAACCTTCTTAGGGCCTTTGCCACCGGAGGATATGCTGCAATCCAGAGGATTAGTGAGTGGAATCTTGATTTCGCGGAGCACAGCGAGCAGGGAGATAG GTACCAGGAACTCGCTAACCGGGTTGACGAGGCCCTAGGATTCATGGCTGCCGCCGGACTTACAGTTGACCACCCTGTAATGAGAACAACTGAATTCTGGACCTCCCATGAGTGTTTGCATTTGCCTTATGAGCAATCACTCACTAGGAAGGATTCAACTTCCGGCCTGTATTATGATTGCTCTGCTCACATGGTTTGGGTTGGGGAGCGTACCCGGCAACTGGATGGTGGCCATGTAGAGTTCCTAAGAGGAATTGCCAATCCCCTTGGCATCAAG GTGAGCAACAAAATGGATCCAAATGATCTAGTTAAACTCATTGAGATCCTGAATCCCCACAACAAGCCAGGAAGAATAACAATAATTGCAAGAATGGGTGCTGAGAACATGCGAGTTAAGCTTCCCCATTTGATCAGGGGTGTCCGCCGGGCCGGGCAAATTGTGACCTGGGTTTGTGATCCAATGCATGGAAACACCATAAAGGCACCATGTGGACTTAAAACACGTCCCTTTGATGCAATTTTG GCTGAGGTGCGAGCATTCTTCGACGTGCATGAGCAAGAAGGGAGCCACCCTGGTGGAGTTCATCTGGAGATGACAGGCCAGAATGTGACAGAGTGCATTGGAGGGTCTCGGACAGTGACTTTCGACGATCTGAGCTCACGTTATCACACACACTGTGACCCAAGGCTCAACGCTTCTCAGTCTCTTGAGCTAGCCTTCATCGTTGCAGAGCGACTTAGAAAGAGAAGGATCGGGACCGAACGTCTGGCTTCTTTAAGCCTTTAG
- the LOC133857997 gene encoding polyadenylate-binding protein 2: MEEEEHEVYGGEIPDEVEMEGDMDSHHADVDMSAADDVAVKELDEMKKRLKEMEEEAAALREMQAKVEKEMGAVQDPASAAASQAGREETDARSVFVGNVDYACTPEEVQQHFQSCGTVNRVTILTDKFGQPKGFAYVEFLETEGVQEALLLTESELHGRQLKVLPKRTNVPGMKQYRPRRYNPYMGFRFRRPYVPPYFYSPYGYGKVPRFRRSARYMPYY, from the exons ATGGAGGAAGAGGAGCACGAGGTGTACGGAGGAGAAATCCCAGACGAGGTAGAGATGGAGGGAGATATGGACTCTCACCACGCCGACGTCGACATGTCCGCCGCTGACGACGTTGCCGTTAAG GAGCTGGACGAGATGAAGAAGCGGTTGAAGGAGATGGAGGAGGAAGCCGCCGCTCTCCGCGAAATGCAGGCCAAGGTCGAGAAGGAAATGGGTGCGGTTCAAG ACCCTGCTAGCGCAGCTGCTTCTCAAGCAGGCAGGGAGGAGACAGATGCACGATCGGTGTTTGTTGGCAAT GTCGATTATGCATGCACGCCTGAAGAAGTGCAGCAACACTTCCAATCATGTGGCACTGTAAACAGGGTGACTATTCTCACAGATAAATTTGGCCAGCCAAAAGGTTTTGCTTATGTGGAATTTCTTGAGACAGAAGGTGTTCAAGAGGCTCTTCTTCTGACTGAATCTGAATTACATGGTCGTCAACTGAAG GTTTTGCCTAAAAGGACCAATGTTCCTGGGATGAAACAGTATCGTCCGAGGCGTTACAATCCTTACATGGGGTTCCGGTTCAGGAGGCCATATGTTCCTCCTTATTTCTACTCTCCTTATGGATATGG GAAGGTTCCTAGGTTCAGAAGGTCGGCGCGATACATGCCATACTACTAG